The DNA segment CACCGCGCAAAATGCACTTATCAGTGCCCTCAATAGCTTCAATAGCCATAGCCGCTTTATGTTTTACAACTACTGTTTGACCAATATCAAGTCCACCCATTTGCTTAGCTAGTTCAAAGCCAAAGCAAATATCTGCCCATTGTTCATCAGTAGGCTGTGTTTTTGAAAGCACCCCCACCTTTGGCATAAATGGTTTAAGGTATACAGTTTGATCTAACACTTTAAACCCTTCTCGTTCGATTTCATCTACGATAGCGAGCATGATAGTGTCATCTTTACGATTTTTAAGGCGTTTAAGAACACCTAAGGTTTTTAAATCAGGGAATGTAAGACCTTTGAAGAGAATTTCCTTAGTCACTTTACCTAACATAGTTAATTCTTCAACGCCTTCTTTTTTCAAGGTTTTAAAAATCTTACCTAATTTGGCAACACCAATATCATAGAAAGCATCGGCCTCAGCCTTTAAAGCCGGGTCTACATCTGGAACTACACCGATAACCACTACCTCATGACCTAATACATGAGCAGCGCGCATGAATTCTACAGGCAAAACACCAATGCCTGCAATCAATCCTACCTTTGCCAAGACTATACCTCCTAGATGACCTACGGCCTATATATCAATGAGTGATTACAAATTTACAATACTTAATGCCTCAAAAAAGACATAATCATATACAATATATTGTACTATAAATAGGCATTTTTTACCATTAAAACACCATGTTTTAT comes from the Veillonella dispar genome and includes:
- a CDS encoding LpxI family protein; translated protein: MAKVGLIAGIGVLPVEFMRAAHVLGHEVVVIGVVPDVDPALKAEADAFYDIGVAKLGKIFKTLKKEGVEELTMLGKVTKEILFKGLTFPDLKTLGVLKRLKNRKDDTIMLAIVDEIEREGFKVLDQTVYLKPFMPKVGVLSKTQPTDEQWADICFGFELAKQMGGLDIGQTVVVKHKAAMAIEAIEGTDKCILRGGELGRGDAVVVKTEKPNQDVRFDVPAVGIKTLMSMIDSGCKVLAVEAEKTIFVQQQDVLDLANRHGIVICAVDQEFVDSRKDA